In a genomic window of Sandaracinaceae bacterium:
- a CDS encoding TolC family protein, with protein MRRLTRGPVLAASLGLMLGWPSEGAAQQLTAEEALALAAESNPALEAAAQDAAAARYGREAERDAVRPVVTASVGASRNERFSATSQGPVLNEDHGGDARLGVQHTGALGTRVTAEVTSSMLWQTVNLTAGTTTAVTIGPVYRGQLALTATQPLLRGAGTDATRASLERARAVERQAGHQHDQAASELARDVLTAYWELWYAQRAVEVQAAALALATQQLDEATRRQQALGTLARADVLRFATEQLTVQDALAVSTQQRDARALELSRLLARQPAGAQTLVAVTRPALDAYTVDLESALALTMANSSEWLAVMAELEAAEEALRATADADQARLDLILSGSMGGLWTDDMLSGLSLPGGRPAFSVGGRLELELPVGGGRADAAHEQARAQLLAARSRAHARELAIETELATLFTELETARARAQQSDAQTALAEELATAERERLALGTTTPIVVIEAQQQARSAVLRRERAVLDEVLVVLRLRHRTGELLTSLVAPRVAGTPAS; from the coding sequence GTGCGCCGACTGACACGTGGGCCAGTGCTGGCGGCGTCGCTCGGGTTGATGCTGGGTTGGCCGAGCGAGGGCGCGGCCCAGCAGCTCACCGCGGAAGAAGCGCTGGCGCTGGCGGCCGAGAGCAACCCGGCGCTCGAGGCCGCCGCTCAAGACGCCGCCGCCGCCCGCTATGGGCGCGAGGCCGAGCGCGACGCCGTGCGCCCCGTCGTGACGGCCAGCGTGGGGGCGAGTCGCAACGAGCGCTTCTCGGCCACCAGCCAGGGCCCCGTGCTCAATGAAGACCACGGCGGCGACGCGCGCTTGGGGGTGCAGCACACCGGCGCGCTAGGCACGCGGGTCACCGCCGAGGTCACCTCGTCCATGCTGTGGCAGACCGTGAACCTCACCGCGGGGACCACCACCGCCGTCACCATCGGCCCCGTCTACCGGGGGCAGCTCGCGCTGACCGCCACACAGCCGCTGCTGCGCGGAGCGGGCACCGACGCCACGCGCGCGTCGCTCGAGCGGGCGCGGGCCGTCGAGCGGCAGGCCGGTCACCAGCACGATCAAGCCGCCAGCGAGCTCGCGCGCGACGTGCTGACCGCCTACTGGGAGCTGTGGTACGCGCAGCGCGCAGTGGAAGTGCAAGCGGCGGCGTTGGCGCTGGCCACGCAGCAGCTCGACGAGGCCACGCGCAGGCAGCAGGCGCTCGGGACCCTGGCGCGCGCCGACGTGCTGCGCTTCGCCACCGAGCAGCTCACGGTGCAGGACGCCCTCGCCGTGTCCACGCAGCAGCGCGACGCGCGGGCCCTCGAGCTGTCGCGGCTCCTGGCGCGGCAGCCCGCAGGCGCGCAGACCCTGGTGGCCGTCACGCGCCCCGCGCTGGACGCCTACACGGTGGACCTCGAGAGCGCCCTCGCCCTGACCATGGCCAACTCGAGCGAGTGGCTGGCCGTGATGGCCGAGCTCGAGGCCGCCGAAGAGGCGCTGCGCGCTACTGCGGACGCAGACCAGGCGCGCCTCGACCTGATCCTGAGCGGCTCCATGGGCGGTCTGTGGACCGACGACATGCTGAGCGGGCTCTCGCTCCCGGGAGGTCGGCCCGCGTTCTCGGTGGGTGGGCGGCTCGAGCTGGAGCTCCCCGTCGGAGGTGGGCGCGCAGACGCCGCGCATGAACAGGCACGCGCCCAGCTGCTGGCGGCGCGGTCGCGGGCGCACGCGCGCGAGCTGGCCATCGAGACCGAGCTGGCCACGCTCTTCACGGAGCTCGAGACGGCCCGAGCGCGGGCGCAGCAGAGCGACGCACAGACGGCCCTCGCCGAGGAGCTGGCCACCGCGGAACGCGAGCGGCTGGCGCTCGGGACCACCACGCCCATCGTGGTGATCGAGGCTCAACAGCAAGCCCGCAGCGCCGTCCTGCGGCGCGAGCGTGCCGTGCTGGACGAGGTGCTGGTGGTATTGCGTTTGCGCCACCGCACCGGCGAGCTGCTCACTTCGTTGGTCGCGCCGCGCGTGGCCGGGACACCTGCATCATGA
- a CDS encoding alpha/beta hydrolase — MFKRLQRALLFPAQDRIPACRAGSDVPGLERWTLVTDEGPIEAWWLPALSGSGPRPAIFFAHGNGELIDDWPHPMQSFRERGFHVLLAEYRGYGRSEGQASETKVRQDFVRLYDRMQARPDVDPSACVLMGRSLGGGAVCQVYRERGAFALVLMSTFTSVVDLASHLYRLPARFVVDPFDSAAVLRSKPGRVLHLHGRRDELVPFAHAEALAAITGGPLLAEEGGHNDCPLDWRLFVERAVEFVGPKAS; from the coding sequence GTGTTCAAGCGGCTCCAGCGTGCCCTGCTCTTCCCAGCCCAGGACCGCATCCCGGCCTGCCGTGCGGGCAGCGATGTGCCCGGGCTCGAGCGCTGGACGCTCGTCACCGACGAGGGCCCCATCGAGGCCTGGTGGCTGCCCGCGCTGAGCGGCTCGGGCCCGCGCCCCGCCATCTTCTTCGCGCACGGCAACGGCGAGCTGATCGACGACTGGCCGCACCCCATGCAGTCCTTCCGCGAGCGCGGCTTCCACGTGCTGCTCGCCGAGTACCGGGGCTACGGGCGGAGCGAGGGACAGGCCAGCGAGACGAAGGTGCGACAGGACTTCGTGCGCCTCTACGACCGCATGCAGGCGCGCCCCGACGTGGACCCGAGCGCTTGCGTGCTGATGGGACGCTCGCTCGGGGGCGGCGCCGTCTGCCAGGTCTATCGGGAGCGGGGCGCGTTCGCGCTGGTGCTGATGAGCACGTTCACCAGCGTGGTGGACTTGGCCAGCCACCTCTACCGGCTCCCCGCGCGCTTCGTGGTGGACCCGTTCGACAGCGCCGCGGTGCTGCGCAGCAAGCCCGGGCGCGTGCTGCACCTGCACGGCCGCCGGGACGAGCTGGTTCCCTTCGCCCACGCCGAGGCGCTTGCGGCCATCACGGGGGGTCCGCTGCTGGCCGAAGAAGGAGGCCACAACGACTGCCCGCTCGACTGGCGGCTGTTCGTGGAGCGCGCGGTCGAGTTCGTCGGCCCAAAGGCATCCTAG
- a CDS encoding alpha/beta fold hydrolase, whose product MSAHAPQPAVFLCHGAGGDGGSCAALARALEAQAGVTAHALSYPGRADVPGPARGSVAELAAFIRERVAAALGSLDAPHVVLGHSMGGAVALEYALHAPPGLRALALVATGARLRVHPSILAALSPSGDTASPAPAGEAFARSIEAAALTPRATALADWQAANAFDRMAEVHQIRTPTIILVGDADLLTPLKYARFLHEHIAGSQLVVLPGAGHSLPTEHTAQVAEHVAAFLRGVARPEALN is encoded by the coding sequence GTGAGCGCGCACGCGCCCCAGCCGGCCGTCTTCCTCTGTCATGGCGCGGGCGGTGACGGCGGGTCCTGCGCTGCGCTCGCGCGGGCCCTCGAGGCCCAGGCGGGCGTCACGGCGCATGCCCTCTCGTATCCGGGCCGCGCCGATGTGCCGGGCCCCGCCCGTGGCTCCGTGGCAGAGCTGGCAGCGTTCATCCGGGAGCGTGTGGCCGCAGCGCTGGGCAGCCTGGATGCGCCGCACGTGGTGCTCGGTCACTCCATGGGTGGCGCGGTGGCCCTCGAGTACGCGCTGCACGCTCCGCCCGGCTTGCGCGCGCTCGCGCTGGTGGCCACGGGCGCTCGGCTGCGTGTGCACCCCAGCATCTTGGCGGCGCTCTCGCCGAGCGGCGACACAGCCAGCCCGGCTCCGGCGGGAGAGGCGTTCGCGCGCAGCATCGAGGCCGCGGCCCTGACCCCGCGCGCCACCGCGCTCGCGGACTGGCAGGCGGCCAACGCGTTCGACCGCATGGCGGAGGTCCACCAGATCCGCACCCCCACCATCATCCTGGTGGGTGACGCCGACCTGCTGACCCCACTCAAGTACGCGCGCTTCCTGCACGAGCACATCGCCGGCTCGCAGCTGGTGGTGCTGCCGGGTGCCGGTCACAGCCTCCCCACGGAGCACACCGCGCAGGTGGCCGAGCACGTGGCCGCCTTCCTGCGCGGGGTGGCACGCCCGGAGGCCCTGAACTGA
- a CDS encoding SRPBCC family protein has product MPISETTIESFVAPSEFLDVVLDVTNYPRFLPEVKKVEVLSKSETAMRARFHVAVAFAGLDVKTEYTVDYTIDRDALTVSWTLHASPDLTVNDGVWRLEETADGETIAHYRSELVTSLPIALEIQKAFADSQLPEMMQKFQERAESL; this is encoded by the coding sequence ATGCCGATCAGCGAGACCACCATCGAGAGCTTCGTCGCCCCCTCGGAATTCCTGGACGTCGTGCTGGACGTTACGAACTACCCGCGCTTCCTGCCCGAGGTGAAGAAGGTCGAGGTGCTGTCCAAGTCCGAAACCGCGATGCGCGCTCGCTTCCACGTGGCCGTGGCCTTCGCCGGCCTCGACGTGAAGACCGAGTACACCGTGGACTACACCATCGACCGCGACGCGCTGACCGTGTCGTGGACGCTGCACGCCTCGCCGGACCTCACGGTCAACGACGGGGTCTGGCGCCTCGAGGAGACCGCCGATGGCGAGACCATCGCGCACTACCGGTCCGAGCTGGTGACCTCGCTGCCCATCGCGCTCGAGATCCAGAAGGCCTTCGCGGACTCGCAGCTGCCGGAGATGATGCAGAAGTTCCAGGAGCGCGCCGAGTCGCTGTGA
- a CDS encoding inner membrane CreD family protein, with amino-acid sequence MKKLGSILGIWVGCAFAWMVLGSTLTVRSGEMSSSLREEVHRLWGPEGVQYAPTATFETVGVSAETQTTTVDGETRETTTQREERTRVDVPLVQSDLRARLELEQRKKGLNWFPTYDVTFRGVYRFVNPTDQPQRVSVVIPLMADNVGYDNFVVRAPGGAELPFTITSQSATVEHDFRPGQAVAFEVAYRTRGTSSWTYHMAQGNGRVRDFHLVVDTDFREVDFPPGSLSPSEHSATGGGWHGEWQFDSLISSAPVALALPEQLNPGPLASRITFFAPVSLLFFFFVVAVLATVQKKEFHPMHYFMIGCAFFAFHLLFAYLVDHVPVTASFALSALVSLLLVVSYARLFVGWRFALREVGISQVLYLVLFSYSFFWEGFTGLAITLGAIGTLFVMMQVTGRLDWGKAEGAPSAAPPAPGSPDDFGDHLGAARPVSF; translated from the coding sequence ATGAAGAAGCTCGGTTCGATCCTCGGGATCTGGGTGGGCTGCGCGTTCGCGTGGATGGTGCTCGGCTCGACGCTGACGGTGCGCTCTGGTGAAATGTCCTCGTCGCTGCGCGAGGAGGTGCACCGCCTGTGGGGGCCCGAGGGCGTGCAGTACGCACCCACGGCCACGTTCGAGACGGTGGGGGTGTCGGCCGAGACGCAGACCACCACGGTGGACGGCGAGACCCGTGAGACCACCACCCAGCGCGAGGAGCGCACACGGGTGGACGTGCCCCTGGTGCAGTCGGACCTGCGCGCGCGCCTGGAGCTCGAGCAGCGCAAGAAGGGGCTGAACTGGTTCCCCACCTACGATGTCACCTTCCGGGGCGTGTACCGCTTCGTGAACCCCACGGACCAGCCGCAACGCGTGAGCGTGGTGATCCCGCTCATGGCCGACAACGTGGGCTACGACAACTTCGTGGTGCGAGCACCCGGCGGGGCCGAGCTGCCGTTCACCATCACCAGCCAGTCCGCCACGGTGGAGCACGACTTCAGGCCAGGCCAAGCGGTGGCCTTCGAGGTGGCCTACCGCACGCGGGGTACCAGCTCGTGGACCTACCACATGGCGCAGGGCAACGGCCGCGTGCGCGACTTCCACTTGGTGGTGGACACCGACTTCCGCGAGGTGGACTTCCCGCCCGGCTCGCTCTCGCCCAGCGAGCACAGCGCCACCGGCGGCGGCTGGCACGGCGAGTGGCAGTTCGACTCGCTGATCTCGAGCGCGCCCGTGGCCTTGGCGCTGCCCGAGCAGCTCAACCCCGGCCCGCTCGCCTCGCGCATCACGTTCTTCGCGCCGGTCTCGCTGCTGTTCTTCTTCTTCGTGGTGGCCGTGCTGGCCACCGTCCAGAAGAAGGAGTTCCACCCCATGCACTACTTCATGATCGGCTGCGCCTTCTTCGCGTTCCATCTGCTGTTCGCCTACCTGGTGGACCACGTGCCCGTCACGGCCTCCTTCGCGCTGAGCGCGCTGGTCTCGCTGCTGCTCGTGGTGTCCTACGCGCGCCTCTTCGTGGGCTGGCGCTTCGCGCTGCGCGAGGTGGGCATCAGCCAGGTGCTCTACCTGGTGCTCTTCAGCTACAGCTTCTTCTGGGAGGGCTTCACGGGCCTCGCCATCACGCTCGGCGCCATCGGCACGCTGTTCGTGATGATGCAGGTGACCGGGCGTCTCGACTGGGGCAAGGCCGAGGGAGCGCCCAGCGCGGCACCCCCCGCACCCGGCTCGCCCGATGACTTCGGCGACCACCTCGGTGCGGCACGGCCAGTGAGTTTCTAG
- a CDS encoding GGDEF domain-containing protein: MSPSSTRPPEEEKPLAADAAALRSAERRSFTSSGDGLQSWSGMTTAPPVEHLPLLDRMAEKAGSTGRLSDAAKCLFVQALMSVAAGIYSLTAAALDGWPFFDDTVLGPVRASAPWSIAIVALWPLMLVPTLRLVRAQDVEPRPVLTHATAIYYAVNIAFFSYVTGPFSAPSGFALLAGVTTGMLFFERQVLLIGLFFHVVGLAAIAYLSHHGFLPFEALYMASTAGRGLEPDWLLRSTVATVALAIIVFPFLGMIVDSWRYRELRLERAAQTDALTGIFNRGYVMEVLDRAFARASEKRPLSVVMVDIDHFKKVNDDHGHLIGDEVLRQVATALHASLRKNDTLGRFGGEEFLLVLPGIGDGEARVVAERCRVAVAALDFGVPAARSAGGSLRVTASFGIATLPPVYATVETLLDVADAALYEAKRSGRNSVVSDRDSAAGHAGQNDATG, encoded by the coding sequence ATGTCCCCGTCGTCGACGCGCCCACCCGAAGAGGAGAAGCCGCTCGCTGCCGACGCTGCTGCGTTGCGCAGCGCGGAGCGGCGCTCGTTCACCTCCTCGGGCGACGGGCTGCAGTCGTGGTCCGGGATGACCACCGCGCCGCCGGTGGAGCACCTCCCGTTACTCGACCGCATGGCGGAGAAGGCCGGCTCTACGGGGCGGCTGAGCGACGCGGCCAAGTGCTTGTTCGTGCAAGCACTCATGAGCGTGGCAGCCGGCATCTACAGCCTGACGGCCGCAGCGTTGGACGGGTGGCCGTTCTTCGACGACACCGTGCTGGGCCCGGTCCGCGCGAGCGCGCCGTGGTCCATCGCCATCGTGGCGCTCTGGCCGCTGATGCTCGTCCCCACCCTGCGCCTGGTGCGGGCGCAGGACGTCGAGCCGCGCCCGGTGCTCACGCACGCCACGGCCATCTACTATGCGGTCAACATCGCGTTCTTCAGCTACGTGACCGGGCCCTTCAGCGCGCCCAGCGGCTTCGCGCTGCTGGCCGGCGTCACCACGGGGATGCTGTTCTTCGAGCGTCAGGTCTTGTTGATCGGGCTGTTCTTCCACGTGGTCGGGCTGGCCGCCATCGCCTACCTCAGCCACCACGGGTTCTTGCCGTTCGAGGCGCTCTACATGGCCTCCACGGCGGGGCGCGGGCTCGAGCCCGACTGGCTGCTGCGCTCCACCGTGGCCACCGTCGCGCTCGCCATCATCGTGTTCCCGTTCCTGGGTATGATCGTGGACAGCTGGCGCTACCGCGAGCTGCGCCTCGAGCGCGCTGCCCAGACCGACGCGCTGACCGGCATCTTCAACCGTGGCTACGTCATGGAGGTGCTCGACCGGGCCTTCGCGCGCGCAAGCGAGAAGCGGCCGCTCTCGGTGGTCATGGTGGACATCGACCACTTCAAGAAGGTGAACGACGACCACGGTCACCTGATCGGCGACGAGGTGCTGCGGCAGGTCGCCACCGCCCTCCACGCCAGCCTGCGGAAGAACGACACGCTCGGGCGCTTCGGTGGCGAGGAATTCCTGCTGGTGCTGCCCGGCATCGGAGACGGCGAGGCACGCGTGGTAGCCGAGCGCTGCCGCGTGGCCGTGGCGGCGCTCGACTTCGGTGTGCCGGCGGCGCGCTCGGCGGGTGGCTCCCTGCGCGTGACCGCCAGCTTCGGCATCGCCACGCTGCCGCCGGTCTACGCCACCGTCGAGACCCTGCTGGACGTGGCCGACGCCGCGCTCTACGAGGCCAAGCGCAGCGGCCGAAACTCGGTGGTCTCGGACCGGGACAGCGCGGCCGGCCACGCCGGGCAGAACGACGCGACCGGCTAG
- a CDS encoding response regulator: MSERSSSSSADARQEVGHDRDLVSSLSWHVQRAMLFGVAAFTAIAALYVVVPPTQPAEAIATLSAAVALGCAAVVLLNRLIGATHARAVAFLAATVVAVHPLGIVQLSQHPDQTVVVIFCMLAGAGVVPSGVVSFYLTLILCVGWVALRPPMDPHESAHWTVNVAVSAVASVIIAAVRERFMRTIAALAQKDRDSRRRLEAQTREVAEARDAALESARAKGRFLANMSHEIRTPLNGIIGMLSLLRRTPLHADQEQYLDEVVRSSELLMAIVNDILDVSKIEAGAVELELVAFDIAELMEEIASAHAATALHRGIELIADVDANLPKQVVGDPLRVRQIMTNLVSNAIKFTAEGEVVLSARLLATTARGTVILRLAVTDTGVGIPADKLATIFNPFSQADTSTTRQFGGTGLGLSICRQLAGLMGSELRVDSVERQGSSFHLELELEKEDLLTTRGLKVNARLWNAHVLIMDASERMRATLQSQLAAWGIETVLSRTPDEAARAAAEFAESGRPVDVAIIDVTSLGQPIIQKAQELGALLSPLGCAMIAMGSVLGELRQQLDVCGFVTDLPKPIHRNRLLDALNAALAADPIVPQVGAPASAPPSHVASDAARTEVVPNGLAVLVAEDNETNQRVAVAHLRALGYGAHVVADGAAALAALEANTPHYACVLMDGQMPVMDGYATTREVRSREQLTGRPRVPIVALTANAMAGDRDRALAAGMDAYLAKPFTLEQLDETLRRCCANVADRLPSLAMDARDTLASKERDAVAWREALDTNVVDQLLMLERGSPGFFGQVVETYLSTSEENLRELLEAARADDKPVMQRRAHALLGSSRQVGAARVGQLCVAIERAGSVGEVDTQLAALTDELTQAQVALVAAVKSLGA; the protein is encoded by the coding sequence ATGAGTGAACGTTCCAGCAGTAGCTCGGCCGATGCTCGGCAGGAGGTGGGGCACGACCGAGACCTCGTCTCGAGCTTGAGCTGGCACGTGCAGCGCGCCATGCTCTTCGGCGTCGCCGCGTTCACGGCCATCGCTGCGCTCTACGTAGTTGTGCCGCCCACCCAGCCGGCCGAGGCCATCGCCACGCTGAGCGCCGCAGTCGCCCTCGGATGCGCTGCGGTGGTGCTGCTCAACCGGCTGATCGGGGCCACCCACGCACGCGCCGTCGCGTTCCTGGCGGCCACGGTCGTCGCCGTTCATCCGCTCGGCATCGTGCAGCTCTCACAGCACCCGGACCAGACCGTGGTGGTCATCTTCTGCATGCTCGCTGGAGCGGGCGTGGTCCCGAGCGGCGTGGTCTCGTTCTACCTCACGCTGATCTTGTGTGTGGGCTGGGTGGCGCTGCGTCCCCCCATGGATCCCCACGAGTCCGCCCACTGGACCGTCAACGTCGCCGTGTCGGCGGTGGCGTCGGTCATCATCGCCGCGGTGCGCGAGCGCTTCATGCGCACCATCGCCGCGCTCGCCCAGAAAGACAGAGATTCGCGGCGTCGCCTCGAAGCGCAGACGCGCGAGGTGGCCGAAGCGCGCGACGCCGCGCTCGAGTCGGCGCGCGCCAAGGGCCGTTTCCTCGCCAACATGAGCCACGAGATCCGGACCCCACTCAATGGGATCATCGGCATGCTGTCGCTCCTCCGGCGGACGCCACTGCACGCCGACCAAGAGCAGTACCTGGACGAGGTGGTGCGCTCGAGCGAGCTGCTCATGGCCATCGTCAACGACATCCTCGACGTCTCGAAGATCGAGGCCGGCGCGGTGGAGCTCGAGCTGGTGGCCTTCGACATCGCGGAGCTCATGGAGGAGATCGCCTCGGCGCACGCGGCGACCGCGCTCCATCGAGGCATCGAGCTGATCGCGGACGTGGACGCCAACCTGCCGAAGCAAGTGGTGGGCGACCCTCTGCGCGTGCGGCAGATCATGACCAACCTGGTCTCGAACGCCATCAAGTTCACCGCAGAGGGCGAGGTGGTGCTGTCCGCGCGCTTGCTGGCCACCACGGCGCGCGGGACGGTCATCCTGCGTTTGGCGGTCACCGACACGGGCGTGGGCATCCCGGCCGACAAGCTGGCCACCATCTTCAACCCGTTCTCGCAGGCAGACACCTCCACCACGCGGCAGTTCGGCGGGACGGGCCTCGGCCTGTCCATCTGCAGACAGCTCGCGGGCCTGATGGGCAGCGAGCTGCGGGTGGACAGCGTGGAGCGGCAGGGCAGCTCGTTCCACCTCGAGCTCGAGCTCGAGAAGGAGGACCTGCTCACCACCCGCGGCCTCAAGGTGAACGCGCGTCTGTGGAACGCCCACGTGCTGATCATGGACGCCTCCGAGCGCATGCGCGCCACGCTCCAGTCCCAGCTCGCGGCGTGGGGCATCGAGACCGTGCTCAGCCGCACCCCGGACGAAGCGGCGCGCGCGGCGGCGGAGTTCGCCGAGAGCGGAAGGCCGGTGGACGTGGCCATCATCGACGTCACCAGCCTGGGTCAGCCCATCATCCAGAAGGCCCAGGAGCTGGGCGCGCTGCTCTCGCCGCTGGGCTGCGCCATGATCGCCATGGGCTCCGTGCTGGGCGAGCTGCGTCAGCAGCTGGATGTCTGCGGCTTCGTCACGGACCTCCCGAAGCCCATTCACCGCAACCGTCTGCTGGACGCCCTCAACGCGGCGCTCGCGGCCGATCCGATCGTGCCGCAGGTGGGGGCGCCGGCGTCCGCTCCCCCTTCGCACGTGGCATCGGACGCGGCCCGCACCGAGGTGGTCCCCAACGGCCTGGCCGTCCTGGTGGCCGAGGACAACGAGACGAACCAGCGCGTAGCTGTCGCGCACCTGCGCGCGCTGGGCTACGGGGCCCACGTGGTGGCCGACGGTGCCGCCGCGCTCGCCGCGCTCGAAGCCAACACGCCGCACTACGCGTGTGTCCTGATGGACGGTCAGATGCCGGTCATGGACGGCTACGCCACCACGCGCGAGGTGCGCTCGCGGGAGCAACTGACCGGTCGCCCGCGTGTCCCCATCGTGGCCCTGACCGCGAACGCGATGGCGGGTGACCGTGATCGCGCTCTCGCCGCCGGCATGGATGCCTACCTGGCGAAGCCCTTTACGCTCGAGCAGCTGGACGAAACGCTGCGTCGCTGCTGCGCGAACGTCGCTGATCGGCTACCCTCTCTTGCCATGGACGCGCGCGACACACTCGCGAGTAAGGAGCGAGACGCCGTGGCCTGGCGGGAGGCGCTGGACACCAACGTGGTGGACCAGCTCCTGATGCTGGAGCGTGGCAGCCCCGGCTTCTTCGGGCAGGTGGTGGAGACCTACCTCTCCACCAGCGAAGAGAACCTCCGCGAGCTCCTCGAGGCGGCTCGCGCCGACGACAAGCCGGTCATGCAGCGCCGGGCCCATGCCCTGCTCGGCAGCAGCCGGCAGGTGGGCGCGGCTCGCGTGGGCCAGCTGTGTGTGGCCATCGAGCGCGCCGGGTCCGTTGGCGAAGTGGACACCCAGCTGGCGGCGCTCACGGACGAGCTCACGCAGGCGCAGGTAGCGCTGGTGGCAGCGGTCAAGAGCCTCGGCGCGTAG
- a CDS encoding PaaI family thioesterase, producing the protein MSDSMTWVKPPETASSDDWGAQRALASALRELIARCIETRADAGMLREVTASVRTLTERLAAAPRSPARDAFRNGTYLAEPLRFVDQGAMLGQSNPIAGPMVLRREGERVIGEITLGPAHGGAPGLVHGGVVATLLDEVLGHAAISTGVSVVTATLNVRYHAPTPLGVPLRCEGYIAEHSGRRYKLKGQILAGSTRTASAEGIFVDVSGDRFATVMAGVPE; encoded by the coding sequence ATGTCGGACAGCATGACCTGGGTGAAGCCGCCGGAGACCGCCAGCTCGGATGACTGGGGCGCTCAGCGCGCGCTGGCCAGCGCCCTGCGCGAGCTCATCGCGCGCTGCATCGAGACCCGCGCGGACGCCGGGATGCTGCGTGAAGTGACCGCGAGCGTGCGCACGCTGACCGAGCGCCTGGCCGCCGCGCCTCGCAGCCCGGCGCGCGACGCCTTTCGCAACGGCACCTACTTGGCCGAGCCGCTGCGCTTCGTGGACCAGGGCGCGATGCTGGGCCAGAGCAACCCCATCGCCGGGCCCATGGTGCTGCGCCGCGAGGGCGAGCGCGTGATCGGCGAGATCACCCTGGGCCCTGCCCACGGCGGCGCGCCCGGGCTGGTGCACGGGGGCGTGGTGGCCACGCTGCTCGATGAGGTGCTGGGCCACGCGGCCATCTCCACGGGCGTGTCGGTGGTGACCGCCACGCTCAACGTGCGCTACCACGCGCCCACCCCGCTGGGCGTGCCGCTGCGCTGCGAGGGCTACATCGCCGAGCACAGCGGGCGGCGCTACAAGCTCAAGGGCCAGATCCTGGCGGGCAGCACACGAACCGCGAGCGCGGAGGGCATCTTCGTGGACGTGTCGGGTGACCGCTTCGCCACGGTCATGGCGGGCGTGCCGGAGTAG
- a CDS encoding DUF937 domain-containing protein: protein MTDILSSLLGQLGPSAVQQISQQLGAPPGATQSAIQAALPTLLTALANNARTPQGAQALGSALERDHDGSVLNNLSGFLGGGAAATAGSAILGHVLGQRQAPVAASLGGATGLDASQSTQLLAMLAPLVMGALGQQQRQQGLDAGGLARTLAGARPQAAQQSPAMGMLTQLLDADGDGSGMDELAEKGLGMLSGFLKK from the coding sequence ATGACCGACATCCTTTCCAGCTTGCTGGGCCAGCTGGGCCCGAGCGCCGTTCAGCAGATCAGCCAGCAGCTGGGCGCGCCCCCGGGTGCCACGCAGTCGGCCATCCAGGCGGCCCTGCCCACGCTGCTCACGGCGCTGGCCAACAACGCCCGCACCCCGCAGGGCGCGCAGGCGCTGGGCAGCGCGCTCGAGCGGGACCACGACGGCAGCGTGCTGAACAACCTGAGCGGCTTCCTGGGCGGTGGCGCGGCGGCCACCGCGGGCTCCGCCATCCTGGGGCACGTTCTGGGGCAGCGTCAGGCGCCGGTGGCCGCGAGCCTGGGCGGCGCGACGGGGCTCGATGCCTCGCAGTCCACGCAGCTGCTGGCGATGCTAGCGCCGCTCGTGATGGGCGCGCTGGGTCAGCAGCAGCGGCAGCAGGGCCTGGACGCGGGCGGCCTCGCGCGCACGCTGGCAGGGGCTCGCCCGCAGGCGGCGCAGCAGAGCCCTGCCATGGGCATGCTCACGCAGCTGCTGGATGCCGACGGCGACGGCTCGGGCATGGACGAGCTGGCCGAGAAGGGCCTCGGGATGCTGAGCGGCTTCTTGAAGAAGTGA